Proteins from a genomic interval of Cydia amplana chromosome 8, ilCydAmpl1.1, whole genome shotgun sequence:
- the LOC134650131 gene encoding esterase FE4-like produces the protein MRYSKNIVLFSLFAMNLVDQPAPEIEIGQGRLSGKVSDDGSYFEYVGIPYATTNQSTRFQAPGPPPSWKGTFKATDHIYMCPQNSKWGRVGREDCLTINVYVPTMPQQRPLPVMVFIHGGAFALGSGGKFIYGPDYLVKHDVIIVTFNYRLGALGFMCLNIKEAPGNAGLKDQLAALRWVKKNIAAFGGDPENVTAFGESAGATSLSMLVASDAANGLFQRAIIQSGSSIANWAVNRKPVWVYSLIAKQLGYDTEDPHELYNIFKDLPVADFLRTRPKKPLDKFFDTQLLHLPCVEKPFPGVEPIITDLPYNILEKKKLNISVIYGSNSKEGLFLISEESTPESVNERNGRYLFASDLEFKTELEAEDAAKEVKEFYFGEETIDMSKILNMSGLYTHLYFEMPLLIESEALIKNTDKPIYNYYFDYGGSRNALKVVSGYRNSDGACHADDLFYLFKPDFWPNFVEIWNKKDTQIIDTMTKLWTNFAKYGNPTPESATDLPRWSPSSREGLKLIHIGEEVEMGPVPNPEAYEMWRRVFTTHRRKTV, from the exons ATGAGGTATTCGAAGAATATTGTGTTGTTTTCGTTGTTCGCGATGAACTTGGTGGACCAGCCAGCGCCGGAGATCGAGATTGGTCAAGGTAGATTGAGTGGGAAGGTCAGCGATGACGGTTCATACTTCGAGTACGTCGGCATACCGTATGCGACGACCAATCAGAGCACCAGGTTTCAA GCACCTGGACCGCCACCATCATGGAAGGGTACCTTCAAAGCCACAGACCACATATACATGTGCCCACAGAACTCCAAGTGGGGTAGAGTCGGCAGAGAGGACTGTCTGACGATAAACGTCTATGTCCCCACCATGCCCCAGCAGCGCCCTCTGCCCGTCATGGTCTTCATCCACGGCGGAGCCTTCGCTCTAGGCAGCGGAGGAAAGTTCATTTACGGGCCAGATTATCTAGTCAAACATGATGTGATCATAGTTACTTTCAACTACAGATTAGGCGCACTAGGCTTCATGTGTCTAAATATAAAAGAAGCGCCAGGAAACGCTGGCCTGAAGGACCAGCTTGCGGCTTTGAGGTGGGTAAAGAAAAACATAGCTGCGTTCGGCGGCGATCCTGAGAATGTGACTGCTTTTGGCGAAAGCGCTGGAGCTACTTCGCTGTCTATGCTTGTAGCTAGCGACGCAGCCAATGGCCTGTTCCAGAGGGCTATCATACAGAGCGGATCGTCTATAGCCAACTGGGCAGTCAACAGGAAACCCGTGTGGGTGTACAGCCTTATTGCGAAACAGCTGGGCTATGATACAGAAGACCCGCACGAGCTCTACAATATATTTAAAGACCTTCCCGTGGCAGACTTCCTCAGGACGAGACCGAAGAAACCTTTGGACAAGTTCTTCGACACGCAACTATTGCATTTACCGTGCGTCGAAAAACCTTTTCCTGGCGTAGAGCCTATTATAACAGATTTGCCGTATAATATTCTTGAAAAGAAGAAACTGAATATATCTGTCATTTATGGATCGAATAGTAAAGAAGGTTTATTTCTAATTAGTGAAGAGAGTACGCCCGAATCTGTCAATGAAAGGAACGGCCGTTATTTATTCGCTTCTGATTTAGAATTTAAAACAGAACTGGAAGCTGAAGATGCAGCGAAAGAAGTAAAAGAATTTTACTTCGGAGAGGAGACTATTGATATGTCGAAAATACTGAACATGTCGGGTCTTTATACTCATTTGTACTTTGAAATGCCTTTGTTGATAGAAAGCGAGGCGTTGATCAAAAATACAGACAAACCGATTTATAATTACTACTTCGACTATGGGGGCAGCAGAAACGCTCTGAAAGTCGTATCAGGTTATCGGAACTCTGATGGGGCTTGCCATGCCGATGACTTGTTCTATTTATTCAAACCAGACTTTTGGCCAAATTTCGTGGAGATCTGGAATAAAAAGGATACACAAATAATAGATACCATGACTAAATTGTGGACCAATTTCGCTAAATATGG AAATCCAACGCCAGAATCCGCCACGGATCTACCACGATGGTCCCCCAGCTCTCGAGAGGGGTTGAAACTGATCCATATAGGGGAAGAGGTCGAAATGGGCCCAGTACCCAACCCGGAGGCCTACGAAATGTGGAGGCGGGTGTTTACGACCCACCGACGAAAGACGGTATAG